DNA sequence from the Coffea arabica cultivar ET-39 chromosome 11c, Coffea Arabica ET-39 HiFi, whole genome shotgun sequence genome:
CTGGCAAAAGAAGGTGCTATCCTTTGCAGGAAGGGCAACACTAGTAAAGTCAGTGCTAACTGCAGTTTCTCTGTATACAATGCAGAGGGCTATGTTACCCTGCTCAGTTATGAGCAAGTGGAGCGGAAAGAAGGGAGGAATGGCAATAAAAGTAGACTTGGAGAAGGCTTATGATATATTAAGATGGAGTTTTATACATCAGACTCTCAGGTTTGCAGGCTTTCCGGAAAAGCTAAATGACCTATTCATGAACTGTGTACAGGCAAGTGCCATGCAAGTCTTGTGGAATGGAGAGAAATCAGAACCTTTTAAGCCAACTCGAGGGATTCGGCAAGGTGACCCGCTATCACCGTATTTTTTTGTATTGTGTATAGAGAGGTTGGGTCATATGATCAAAGAAGCGGTAGCAATAAAGGACTGGAGACTAATTAAAGTAACTTGGAATGGCTCAGGTGTAGCTTATTTAAGTTTTGTAGATGACTTAATGTTGCTTGCAGAGGCAAGTATGGAACAAGCAGAGATGGTGGGAAatattttgggtaatttttgcAAGTTGTCGGGGCAAAAAGTaaatgtaaggaaaataaagatgTTTTACTCAGGAAATGTTTCTTGGAGTAGGAGAATGTTGATACAAGGGAAGTTTGGGATAGAGGTCACGGAGGATTTGGGGAAATATTTGGGTATGCCTCTGCTACATGGGAGAGTGACAAAGAGTACATTTCAACCAGTTGTGGACCAAGTCAAAAAAAGACTACATCAGGCTGGCAAAAGAAGGTGCTATCCTTTGCAGGAAGGGCAACACTAGTAAAGTCAGTGCTAACTGCAGTTTCTCTGTATACAATGCAGAGGGCTATGTTACCCTGCTCAGTGCTAGATGAAGTAGAGAGATATGCAAGGGATTTTTTATGGGGGGATTCAGCAGAACGTAGGAAAATTCATCATGTGAACTGGGATACTGTGACAAGGGACAAAATGGAAGGAGGACTTGGGATACGGAAAATGAGGGAGACCAACAGAGCAATACTTACCAAGTTGAGCTGGAGAGCTTTGCACCAGAAGGAGTCGCTGTGGGTAAGGGTTCTTAGCAACAAGTATAAAGAATCAGAAGGGTATGGGAGAAAATCCTTCGTCTGAAGGAGTATAGAGGAGGGACAGAAGGTGGTGAGGAAAGGAGTGAGGTGGACAGTGGTAAATGGAGTAGATGTTAGTTTTTGGAAGGACGTATGGTTATTAAAAAGGTCGTTAGTGGACATGAGTAGAAGGGAAATTCTGACAGGAGAGCTGCATAAGAAAGTCAGGGATTACTGGGTTATTGGGGAGGGTTGGAATATGGATGCATTGGAACCTTTACTATCCACCCAAATGGTAAGTAAGCTATTGGAAGTCCATTTAGCACAAGAAGGCTCCGACAAGGACTCACCAGTGTGGACTCCGGATCCTAGGAGAGTGTTTTCAACAAGAACTGCATATCAACTAGAATGTAATGAAGAAATACTTGCTAATCGACATGGATGGAATCAAATTTGGAAACAAAGAGGACCAGGCAGATGGCAATTCATGTTGTGGTTAGCTAGGCACTGATGACTTTTAACTAATGCAGAAAAGAAGCGAAGGTACCTCCAGGAGATTAGTTACTGCAAAATATATGGGCAAGATCCAGAAACGCAGCTACATGCGCTACAAGATTGTCCATGGGCAAGGAAGATATGGTTTAGCCTAGTTTATCCAAGATATTGGGAGGAATTTAACAGCAAGAGTGCAGGAGATTGGATAGACTGGAATCTGAAAAGAGGTAATATAGGCAGATGGGATCACCTGGACTGGCAGATAGTGTTCCAACAGGTGGTATACTCAATATGGGGAAGTAGGAATAGTTTTTACATCAACGAGGACAGCAGTAAAATCGCCAGTCTAGAGAAAATGGTCGTTGCAGTGTTGGAAGCTAATCAAAGAGTACTAGAGAGGGAAACCAGGAGCAAGAAAAGGCAAATTATAAACATTGGGTGGGGTAAACCGGAGAGAGGTTGTATAAAGGTTAATGTAGATGGGGCGTTTAGCTCCAGGAATGGTATTGCAGGGGTTGGAGGGCTATTAAGAGATGAGTATCGAATGTGGATTAGCGGATTTTGGGCAAATTTAGGACAGAGGACCAATACTGAAGCTGAACTATGGGCTATCTGGTTTGGAATGAAGACAGCTTGGGACAAGAGGTACAAGAGAGTGATCATTGAAACGGACTCTAAAGTGAGTTTAGAGCTTATTGACAAAGAGCCAACCGAGAGCCCCCTTAGGGTGCAAATCAGCCAAATTCGAAGTTTAAGGGAGAGGCAATGGCAATGTGAGTTATTACATCAAAGGAGGGAGGCTAACTTGAGTGCGGATTGGTTAGCTAAGAGTGGCTTGAATTTGGAGCCGGGAGTTCAAGAGATGGCATCTCTACCAGAGGAGTTGAGGAAGTGGTTGGCATATGATGTTGTAGGCGTTACAACGCCTAGATTAGTTGCCATGTAATAAGTCTAAAGCCCTcctatcaaacaaaaaaaaaaaccatcaatttatgtttttttaataaattttcctTTCGGTTAATTCGAAAAAACCCTATGAAATTACATTTTGCAGTAATTTTTACTCCCAAATATTCATTTACAACAACCTCCCTCTTGTGGTTTCTAAAGTTTCTAAATCACACAcatatttcctttttcatcttcttACATGACAACCATATGCCActaataaaattctcaaataATTTGGACATGattttgtttccaaaaataTCCTTATGCGTAATGGACTACTATATGCACGCCACTCTTAggcatatatttatttttctgtttttggtgATATATAAAATAGGTGTGTGCATAAAAGTCGATTACAATTTTGGAAATGAAACTAGGGCTAAAATATTTAGGCGGCTATTCAGTCCATTTTCTGGTAGGATGTTCATGTCATTTGAAGAAATGAAAGGGAAATTAGGACTTATTTGCGGCTTTTACTTGATTGAGAAAATTTGACTACCATAAAGAGTGGGGAGGGGGAGATTGATGCAAATTGACATTCAGGGGATAAAGCATCTAAATTGTATTTTGGAGGAGGTTTTCTTTGGAATTaaccctttttcccttttgaagCTTAGTAatggagcaaaagaaaaatattgagtAAAGTACAAAAGCAAATGAACAGAAGACCAATTAAAGAGATAGTAAGAaagaataaatttaaaaaactcAATTTTAGATGTGTTAAGGGGAAAAAGttaataagaatcaagaaatttagTGGCTCATGCTAAGATAATACAGAGGTTGATCTAGAACTCAAGGAGTAGATGTTTCAGTTTCATGCAAATTTGAAGCTTAAAATAATTGCCCTAAATGAATTCAAATGATTTGTTTAGATGTCCTTAACAGCTAACTGCTTTTGTCCTCCGGTGCTAACATCACAAGGTCTACAATAAATGAAATTACCAAAGCTTCACAAACCAACAAAATTCTTTGCAACCTACTAAGCTTCATCATTCTTATTATATCATGTTTGTCATATTAAAATTGATTTTGACCAATGCTGAGTATAATTGTCATTTATGCTAGGGAGATTTTCGAATTGTTTACTTCTTGCAAACAACAAATGCAACTGAGTAAGAACAAGTCAGTGATCTAACCACCATATTCATAAATATCATTGTATATCGTTCATAATTCTTCAATGCTTCAGCCCTTATTTCTCTGTAAAAACTGAGTTTTGATCTTCTCAAGTGTTGTGAGGGCATCTTTTATGATGATCCTATTCTCTGGGACATCTGAAGTGCAACTTAAAGCAAGCTGCAAGATAGATGATACACAAGCCATGTTTTCATTGGCTTGTTCTTCTTTTGGATGAATAATTTCACATCAACAACTTTATCTACGGAACTTGGTAATGATTCCTGAATCCAACGCCTTATGCTTAGCTCTTCTGTGAACATCTCATCCTTAGGTCGCTTTCCAGTGAATGCTTCAATCATGGTAATGTCAAAACTGTATACATCGCACCTAGTTGACACCAGTCCTTCTAGTCCATGCTCTGTCacgaagggaaaaaaaatagctGTTTTACAAAGATTATAATGTTTTCATATTCAGAATAGAAGTGTTATGATATATTGTATCTTAAATTTGGTTTGGCTAATGAGTGCCAGGGACACTCGTTAAGATAATTTCaagagttaatttttttttataagtaaaaCTAATTTGGAAAAGTATCAAAATGCAAGTGAATAATATATGTTAGTGTATGCATTTACATAAAAAGTTAGGTATTATTTAAATGTTTTAATGAATATTCCAAAAACAcacgtaaaatttttttttttatcaaaaaaaaaaattgtaggttTACAGCAAAGAATAGTAACCTGGAGCGATGTACCCTATTGTTGCCAGGGTTTTTGTCTGTACATGGCTTTCTCCACCTCCCAACAATTTAGCAATCGCAAAGTCACTAAcatgagctaccatatcttcaTAAAGTAAAATGTTACTAGGCTTCAAATCACAATGAATTATGGGAAATGAATACCCATAATGAAGATATTCCAACCCACGAGCCACATCAATCATGATGTCCAATCTTTGCATGATACTCAGGACATGGTGGTCAAGATGAAGCCATTTCTCCAGGCTTCCATTTGGCATGAATTCTAGTACCAAAGCTTTAAAGTCCGGATTAGAACAAGCACTGATTactttgatcaaatttctatgACGAAGGCGGCACAAGACTTCACATTCGGTGTCAAAAGTTTTCAATATCCCCTCAAGCTGCATATCAAATACCTTTATAGCCCAAATTATCCCATTTGTAGATACCCCTTTGTAAACTGAACCAAACGTCCCAGATCCAAGCAAATTACTCCTGCTGAAACCATTTGTTACTCGTCGAAGGTCATGGTAGGATGCCCTTTGATATGTTGTTTCTGGAAACAAATCATGAGCTGGAGCCATAGTTTTCTTTCTTGCCAACCTTTTTGTCAACAAAAGTGAAATGCCCAAGATTAGGACAGCAGATCCTATTGGCAGCAACACAAGCAAGAGTACCTTTTTATTTGATCTATGTTGAGAAGTTTGACAAGGTTGGAACCAAGGAGCACCACATAATGTTTCATTAGCAAGAAAAGATAGGATGGTGAAGTTCATAAAGGTCCTCCTCGAGGAACCGGTCCTTGTAGTTTGTTGTAGGAAACATTCAAATAGTGAAGATCCAAGAGTACCTCCAGAGAGTTAGGTATCACACCAGCTAAACTATTGAATGACAGATCCAAGTACTGCAAAGCCAACATTGTCTTGATTGAGTCTGGAATTGACCCTTGTAGATTATTATGCTCTAAGGAGAGTTCCTGTAAATCCTGTAGTGCCCCAATAGTGCTAGGGATGTCACCAGAAAACTGGTTCACAGATAGATTCAGTTTGATCAGTGTCTTCATGTCTCCAATTTGGGAGGACAAAGAACCATTGAGAAAATTGATGGACAAGTCAAGCTCCAACAAGTCATTAAGGCTCCACAAGCTTGTTGGTACACTAGACGTTAGATTGTTGGAATTCAAATAAAGATATCTCAATGAAGAAATGCTCCCTAAGCAGTCAGGCACTTTGCCAGACAGCCTATTTCTTGCCAAAATTAAGTATCCTAAGTTGGGAAAATGACAAAACTCACTTGGAATTGGTCCTTCTATTTTGTTATCTTCAAAACTTATCCACTGAAGTTGTCTTAAACTTGAGATGGAACTTGGAATTATTCATGTCAAACCATTGCTTGCCAAGTTTAGGATCTCCATGCTGCTCAAGTTGCCTAGTGACCTTGGAACTTCACCTCCAATTCCACAATGAAACATATTAATTGAGTCAAGAGAGTTGGAAAGATTTCCAATAGACACTGGAAGATTGCTATTCAGTGGATTTTCATCTAGCAACAACTTTCGCAAATATCTGCAATTTCCTATAGAACTGAAGAAGGTCATATCTCCAGATAGAGTAAAATTGTTTGCCGAAAGAGATAAGACTTCTAGGAATCTTAGGCTACCAAGAGAATGAGGAATTTCACCAAAAAATTTATTCTCTGACAAGTCTAGAGACTTCAATCTAGAGGCATTTGAGAGAGTTGGTAATATAATTCCAGTGAATCTGTTTGCCCCAAGATAAAGTATCTCAAGATTGGGTAAAGTAACACCTAAAGTCGGCGGAAGAATGCCCCTAAAATCATTGGTTGGTATGGAAAGTTCTCTAAGAGTTGAAATGTTGAATAGCTCATGTGGGATGGGATCTCTTAACTTATTTTGGCCCAAGTATAGTAACTCCAATTTGTAAAGGTTACCAATCCCACGAGGTATAACACCTGAAAAACCAATTAGGTAACAAGTTAAATGAGAAGAAAAACCGATTCAATGGATGTAACCGTGTaaatatacatacacacacaaatAGTGAGATAAAAGCAAAATCAAAATATATAGGTGGGAGATATTGGAGAATGGGGCTAATGTTGAGAGCTTTTTGTTCTCCTTTTCAAGACTTATTGTATTGGTTCATGATTTAATTGTCAAAGCAACTATATACTaaagtaaaaggaaaaatggttaGAACTTAGAACAACTTCATATTTTGATTATTATCTGATTTGAACTTAATGTTAATCTGAGTATCAACAATCTTATAGTGCATACTTAATGCGGAAGAATTCTGAAGGCCCTTTCATATTTTTAAGGGAATTATGCTCTCTCAATTAAGATTCAATAACTGATTAATGAAATATATtaatgaaattatttatttaacaaGTTTTTGGTATGGCTGCCCATTTGGCATTCACATACATTGCTTTACTGACTACTATAAGATGACAAATTTCCTTAAAAATGATACTCTGGTAAGGATATTACTTGGTATGGACGTGCCAAGATTTATCTAGTAGATTTTAATTAAGACagtaatcaatttttttttctcaaacacaatgTTATTAACAATTGAATTTCACATAATTTTTTTGATAACCgaattattttttataaaatattacataatttcattaaaatgtAGAAGTTGCATCATCAGATTGAAAGAATACCAAGAGAACACCTCTTTCATTGTCGAGGTAGGCACTTACTGTTATACTACCATGTTCTTTAGTTTGAAAAATGCAGGGATTACCTATTAGAGGTTAGCTAATAAATTGTTCAAGGAGCAAATAGGAAGAAACATGGAAGTACACGGATGATATGTTGACAAGAAAACTAAACTGCAGACCACTTTCATGAGATTTAATTATTCTAAGAAAAGCTTAGATAACTTAATTTGTAAAGTATTATTCTACAGCTACCCCTTGGACATTCACTAGTAAAACAATTTGTACCTAATATAATTTCCCTATTTATATTTACACATTTTCCTTATTTAACTTATTGGTTTAAAAAAGCAACACTTTTACCCGTTTTGGTCAATGTCTGTTGGGCACCTGATAACCAAAAGTGTTCATCAATGTTGTTCTAAATTTAGAATGCAGCAGGACAAAGAGGTAATTACAAGCTTGTGGAGCCTTAATGACCTGTTGGGGCTTGACATCAAATTGAGTTAATGTTTACAAGTATGTTGGAGCCTTAATTAAGTTATCAAATTGAGGTAATTACAAGCTTGTTGGAGCCTTAATTACAAGCAACACTTGCACTGGAGGACATCACTACACATCTCCAAAGAGGTAATTATAGGCTAACATCAAATTCCACTTAATTTATCTTTTGAATGCACACAATCACAATTGTTGTACCCTTACATTTAGATACTTTcttaaattaattacacttttctAAACCACTGAGATCACTTTTGAATGAGTAGTAATTGGGTATTTATTAGGCAAGGATAATGAATATAAATCAATATATGATACCTATGATATCAGGGATAAATTACAGTCCAATTATATAGTTAGGCTAACGAGGGAACTAGTGACACGTGAGtgcatcatttttttttgagttgatGAACAATTTATATTTCAAAACCTTGATTCAAAGAGCATATGATAGGATAAGTGAACGTCAATACGTATCTTGTCGTT
Encoded proteins:
- the LOC113716001 gene encoding probable LRR receptor-like serine/threonine-protein kinase At3g47570 → MAPAHDLFPETTYQRASYHDLRRVTNGFSRSNLLGSGTFGSVYKGVSTNGIIWAIKVFDMQLEGILKTFDTECEVLCRLRHRNLIKVISACSNPDFKALVLEFMPNGSLEKWLHLDHHVLSIMQRLDIMIDVARGLEYLHYGYSFPIIHCDLKPSNILLYEDMVAHVSDFAIAKLLGGGESHVQTKTLATIGYIAPEHGLEGLVSTRCDVYSFDITMIEAFTGKRPKDEMFTEELSIRRWIQESLPSSLALSCTSDVPENRIIIKDALTTLEKIKTQFLQRNKG